A region of the Arthrobacter sp. FW306-07-I genome:
GCCCACTCCGCGCTTCGCCAGGGTCTTTTCGTAGACCGCGAGCATGGCCGCGTCCAGGCCGGCGGCGAATTCGGCGCGCTGGGAGCGCAGCCCTGCGGCTTCACTTTCCACCTCGGCCAAGGCGCCATCAAGTTCGGCCCGGATGGTGCCGAAGGAGCCCTTGATGTCATCGACGATCTGCTGCTGGGCCGCCTGGCGTTCCCGCAGCGATTCGAGCCGCTCCATGACTTCCAGTTCCGCATCTTCCAGGTCCGAGCGGCGCTTGTTCAGGGAAGCGATGTCCTTTTGCAGGGCCACCAGGTCCTTGGAAAGGCCGGTACCGCTGTTGAGCCGGGCCTCGTCGCGTTCGATGCGCGAGGCAACCTGTTCGACGTCGGCCTCGGCCCTCTTCAGCTCGGCCTCGGCGTCGTGCACGGCCACCTTGGCCGCGCCCAGTTCACCGTTCGCTACGGACAGCGCGGCCTCAAG
Encoded here:
- a CDS encoding zinc ribbon domain-containing protein; this translates as MAKAAPAEQLKLLELQGLDARLKGLANRRRTLENDPRIKDLEAALSVANGELGAAKVAVHDAEAELKRAEADVEQVASRIERDEARLNSGTGLSKDLVALQKDIASLNKRRSDLEDAELEVMERLESLRERQAAQQQIVDDIKGSFGTIRAELDGALAEVESEAAGLRSQRAEFAAGLDAAMLAVYEKTLAKRGVGAARLFHGTSEASGMKLSPGDLAEIKAAAADEIVFCPDSGAILVRSDEWS